The region GAGCTGGGCGGTGACGTCGCCGGGCAGGCCGTGGGCCTCGCTGCCGAACACCCACGCCGTCGGTGCGGCCAGCGCACCGCCCAGGTCCGCGGAGTCCAGGTCGTCGGTGGCGTGGCCGTCGGCGCCGACCAGCCGCAGGCCCGCCTCGCGGCACGCGGCGAACACCGCGCTCACGTCGCGATCGCGGGCCACCGGCAGGTGGAACAGGCTGCCGGTGGAGGCGCGGACGGCCTTGCCGTTGAAGGCGTCCACGGTGTCCCCGGCGAACAGCACCGCGCCGGCTCCGGCCGCGTCGGCCACCCGCACGACGGTGCCCGCGTTGCCCGGGTCGGAGATCCCGACCAGCACCGCGACCAGCGCGGGACGCGCCGCGAGCGCGTCGGCGACCGCGGTGGCGGGCAGGTCGCAGACGGCCACGAGCCCCTGCGGGGTCACCGTCTCCGACAGCGAGGCCGCCGCGCGTTCGGTGACCAGGCGCACCGGGACCGAGGCGGCCCGCGCCGTGTCCAGGAGCTCGTCGTGGCG is a window of Saccharopolyspora erythraea NRRL 2338 DNA encoding:
- a CDS encoding TrmH family RNA methyltransferase, whose amino-acid sequence is MAQGAHSASRPGTDAPLTERSSRVVVARKLTRRAGREKAGAFLAEGAQAVREALAAHAEGATAVREVFATGDPRHDELLDTARAASVPVRLVTERAAASLSETVTPQGLVAVCDLPATAVADALAARPALVAVLVGISDPGNAGTVVRVADAAGAGAVLFAGDTVDAFNGKAVRASTGSLFHLPVARDRDVSAVFAACREAGLRLVGADGHATDDLDSADLGGALAAPTAWVFGSEAHGLPGDVTAQLDGTLRVPLYGRAESLNLATAAAVCLYASARAQHRAS